One Acetobacterium sp. KB-1 DNA segment encodes these proteins:
- a CDS encoding FAD-dependent oxidoreductase: MDKKFSALFEPFTINEMGLKNRLFMPAMGIPTVTENGAYTKEAIAFYAARSKGGVGLIITGANEVKNIGEIKTVCTNPVPWFNPDAYICAGLEMTEEIHADGCKIVVQLAAGLDNLTKDARIEQIKHCQAMTTAEIRLLVESFAYSAKIVKAAGYDGVEIQSGELLDGFTLALFNQRKDCYGGDLKNRFRIVTEIIAAIKEACGSDFPVILRLAMKTYLKAGRGQALPDEEFKEQGRDLDEALAAALMLEAAGCDGFDVAAGISTFEKASYWKYPPAYFDKGVYLNLSEALKKVVQVPVLAAGKMDDPDLSADALEKGLLDAVGLGRPLLADPDLPQKLINGQVEAIRPCLGCNDGCLANKIAGGEASCTVNPACNRELLLKSEAAKTPQKVVVVGGGPAGMEAARVSALRGHQVILFEKSYRLGGKLKYSSKRILKTADDRLIHWYEAELENLKVEVRLDEPATLEKIATIKPDIVFIAQGSEARKLTFPGMDSEKVTNAIDVISDKTYVGPRCPAIGGGLAGCEAALHLAMHRHKMTIVDAAPDILTAGIPLAPANKQMLKDLLAFYHSEIITNATLKAVTEEGAVIEAKGQQHLIPAHHVMIAVGFEPAPSLYEELRNDYQVYNIGDSQVIKNIRGAIWAANEVAALI; encoded by the coding sequence ATGGATAAAAAATTCAGTGCCCTATTTGAGCCATTCACAATCAATGAGATGGGACTTAAGAATCGACTGTTTATGCCAGCCATGGGAATTCCGACCGTCACTGAAAATGGTGCTTATACCAAAGAGGCGATTGCCTTTTATGCGGCCCGATCTAAAGGCGGGGTTGGTCTGATCATTACGGGTGCCAATGAAGTGAAAAATATAGGGGAAATAAAGACCGTTTGTACCAATCCGGTGCCATGGTTTAACCCCGATGCCTATATTTGTGCGGGGTTGGAAATGACCGAGGAAATCCATGCCGATGGTTGCAAAATAGTTGTTCAGTTGGCTGCCGGTTTGGATAATTTGACGAAAGACGCCCGGATCGAACAAATTAAGCACTGCCAGGCGATGACTACAGCGGAAATCCGGTTACTGGTGGAGTCTTTTGCCTACTCGGCCAAAATTGTCAAAGCCGCCGGTTATGACGGTGTGGAAATCCAGTCCGGCGAGTTGCTGGATGGTTTTACCCTGGCCCTTTTTAATCAGCGAAAGGATTGCTACGGTGGCGATCTTAAAAACAGATTTAGGATCGTGACGGAAATCATTGCTGCCATCAAGGAAGCCTGTGGTAGCGACTTCCCGGTGATTCTACGTTTGGCAATGAAAACGTATTTAAAAGCCGGGAGAGGGCAGGCTCTGCCCGACGAAGAATTTAAAGAACAGGGGCGTGATCTGGATGAAGCCCTGGCTGCGGCGCTTATGCTGGAAGCGGCGGGCTGTGACGGTTTTGACGTGGCGGCTGGCATCAGCACATTTGAGAAAGCTTCCTATTGGAAATACCCACCGGCCTATTTCGACAAAGGGGTTTATCTGAATCTCAGCGAGGCCCTGAAAAAAGTCGTTCAGGTACCGGTATTGGCAGCCGGAAAAATGGACGATCCGGATTTATCGGCAGATGCGCTTGAAAAAGGGCTGTTGGATGCGGTGGGACTAGGTCGGCCTTTGCTGGCTGATCCCGATCTTCCTCAAAAGTTAATAAACGGCCAGGTTGAAGCGATCCGGCCTTGTCTGGGTTGTAATGATGGCTGTCTGGCTAATAAAATCGCCGGGGGCGAAGCCTCTTGTACCGTTAACCCGGCTTGCAATCGGGAACTGTTGTTAAAAAGTGAAGCAGCCAAAACGCCTCAAAAAGTGGTCGTGGTGGGCGGCGGTCCGGCAGGAATGGAAGCCGCCCGAGTCAGCGCTTTGCGGGGACATCAGGTTATCCTGTTTGAAAAAAGCTATCGCCTGGGCGGCAAGCTTAAATACAGCAGCAAACGGATCTTAAAAACGGCAGACGATCGGCTGATTCATTGGTATGAAGCAGAGCTGGAAAACTTAAAGGTCGAAGTCCGCCTCGATGAACCGGCAACCCTCGAAAAAATAGCGACCATCAAACCGGATATTGTTTTTATTGCCCAGGGTTCAGAGGCCCGGAAGCTTACATTTCCGGGAATGGATAGCGAAAAGGTGACCAATGCGATCGATGTGATTAGTGATAAAACCTATGTCGGACCCCGGTGTCCAGCCATTGGCGGCGGTCTGGCAGGGTGTGAGGCGGCTCTTCATCTGGCCATGCATCGTCATAAAATGACCATCGTGGATGCCGCCCCGGATATTCTAACTGCCGGCATTCCCCTGGCCCCGGCCAACAAACAAATGCTTAAGGACCTGCTGGCTTTTTATCATAGCGAAATTATCACTAACGCAACACTCAAGGCAGTCACCGAAGAAGGTGCCGTCATTGAAGCAAAGGGTCAGCAACACCTTATCCCGGCCCATCATGTGATGATTGCGGTGGGATTTGAACCAGCACCTTCTTTATATGAGGAATTAAGAAACGACTACCAGGTATACAATATTGGCGACAGTCAGGTGATAAAAAATATCCGCGGCGCCATCTGGGCTGCCAACGAGGTAGCAGCTTTGATCTAA
- a CDS encoding ABC transporter permease, translated as MSLAIGSLQLGLIYSLIAMGIYISFRVLNTPDLTAEGSFVFGMAVMTISAVNGHPVLGILLSLLAGGLAGLVTALLQTKLRIPAILSGILTMTGLYTINLMVMQGSSNLTLLGVTTIFDLLGGRLPMDFDMAKIVISLTFVVIAMVVLVLFFKTNSGLCIRAIGDNEMMARSSSMSVDRYKILGLMISNGLIALCGGLVACDQGYADMTSGAGMLVVGLAAVIIGEAFIRRRTILAGMLSCLLGSVIYRFILALAISTRIFPAYAMKLLSAVIVTIALSIPAYQYYKENYQLKKRNRHA; from the coding sequence ATGTCATTAGCCATCGGTTCCCTGCAACTGGGCCTTATTTATAGTCTCATTGCCATGGGCATCTACATTAGTTTTAGAGTACTTAACACCCCGGATTTAACTGCCGAAGGAAGCTTTGTCTTTGGCATGGCCGTCATGACCATCTCAGCGGTGAACGGACATCCTGTTTTAGGGATTCTTCTTTCCCTGCTGGCTGGCGGACTGGCCGGTCTGGTCACGGCCCTGCTGCAGACCAAGCTCCGCATTCCTGCTATTCTCTCCGGGATTCTGACGATGACGGGCCTCTACACCATCAACCTGATGGTGATGCAGGGGTCTTCCAATCTGACCCTGTTAGGAGTCACCACTATTTTTGATCTGCTTGGTGGGCGATTGCCCATGGATTTCGATATGGCTAAGATTGTCATATCACTGACTTTTGTGGTGATTGCCATGGTGGTGCTGGTACTGTTTTTCAAAACAAATAGCGGCCTTTGTATCCGTGCCATCGGTGACAATGAAATGATGGCACGGTCCTCATCCATGAGTGTTGATCGTTATAAGATCCTTGGTTTGATGATCAGCAATGGCCTGATTGCCTTATGTGGGGGGCTGGTGGCCTGTGATCAGGGCTATGCCGATATGACCTCCGGTGCCGGAATGCTGGTTGTCGGTCTGGCTGCCGTGATTATCGGCGAAGCCTTTATTCGTCGCCGGACTATTTTGGCCGGGATGCTCAGTTGTCTGCTGGGTTCAGTGATCTACCGCTTTATCCTGGCCCTTGCCATCAGCACCCGGATCTTCCCAGCCTATGCCATGAAACTATTATCAGCCGTGATCGTCACCATTGCCCTGTCGATTCCGGCGTATCAGTATTACAAGGAAAACTATCAATTGAAAAAGAGGAACCGCCATGCTTAA
- a CDS encoding ABC transporter substrate-binding protein, giving the protein MKKNVFKKMTAVVLTLAMTLSLAACASSGTGSTTEDKKLKVGVIQMIENGAFDAMRDGFIKQLRDQGYTEDDMEIVVKNAQGDTSALNTIAQEMSDGSYDLVATVATPASQAFVNMKSETPQVFIAVSDPVKAGIVTTMEKPDHNATGTSNPIPVDKIVDLSKTLTPGVKTFGIIYNTSEVNSVSTVNKAKDYMTAQGYEIKEAVVTNSSEVKQAIDSLLSQVDAIFIPNDSVIQNAMPTVAEAAKTAKKPVYGSSTVMVNTGALATVAIGDTAIGAASADMAIEILNGKTPADIPAVAVEATETVINQTTSDAIGIKLPTDLSNTAVIVK; this is encoded by the coding sequence ATGAAAAAGAATGTTTTTAAGAAAATGACCGCAGTCGTTTTAACCCTGGCGATGACCCTGTCGTTAGCCGCCTGTGCATCATCGGGAACGGGCAGCACGACTGAGGATAAGAAATTAAAGGTTGGCGTGATTCAAATGATTGAAAACGGCGCCTTTGATGCCATGCGTGACGGCTTTATCAAACAGCTTCGGGATCAGGGATACACCGAAGATGACATGGAAATCGTGGTAAAAAATGCCCAGGGTGATACCTCGGCTCTTAATACGATTGCTCAGGAAATGTCCGACGGCAGTTATGATCTAGTCGCCACGGTGGCCACACCGGCATCCCAGGCTTTTGTCAACATGAAGTCCGAAACACCACAGGTGTTTATTGCGGTATCCGACCCGGTTAAAGCCGGGATTGTCACCACCATGGAAAAACCCGATCACAACGCCACCGGAACCTCCAATCCCATCCCAGTAGACAAAATTGTAGACCTGTCAAAAACGCTGACCCCGGGCGTTAAAACGTTTGGGATTATTTATAACACCAGCGAGGTCAATTCCGTCAGTACGGTTAACAAGGCCAAAGACTATATGACTGCCCAGGGTTATGAAATCAAAGAAGCCGTGGTCACCAATTCATCCGAAGTTAAACAGGCCATTGACAGCTTGTTAAGTCAGGTGGATGCGATCTTTATTCCTAACGACTCAGTGATTCAGAATGCCATGCCAACCGTTGCCGAAGCAGCCAAAACGGCTAAAAAACCAGTCTACGGCAGCTCCACTGTGATGGTAAACACTGGCGCGCTGGCCACTGTTGCCATTGGCGATACGGCTATTGGCGCCGCCTCAGCCGATATGGCCATTGAAATATTAAACGGCAAAACCCCGGCTGATATTCCGGCAGTAGCAGTAGAAGCGACCGAAACCGTGATCAACCAAACCACTTCCGACGCGATCGGCATTAAGCTACCGACTGATCTTAGCAATACCGCTGTGATTGTGAAATAA
- a CDS encoding ABC transporter ATP-binding protein (Members of the family are the ATP-binding subunit of ABC transporters for substrates such as betaine, L-proline or other amino acids, choline, carnitine, etc. The substrate specificity is best determined from the substrate-binding subunit, rather than this subunit, as it interacts with the permease subunit and not with substrate directly.): protein MIRFESVKKKYGNTVILDDLSFNIEPGEFVVLIGPSGCGKTTTLKSINRLIKPEQGKIFVNGEEISQVNPVKLRRKIGYVIQQIGLFPNMTIEQNIGVVPKRLKYSKQEIKKITKELMEMVDMSYEEYAHKYPPELSGGQQQRIGVLRALAASPPIVLMDEPFGALDPMTRATLQKEIVKLHKKLKKTIVFVTHDMNEALDLADKIIFMEHGKIIQMATPEEMLANPASPLIRDFMRKSSLATDPLNLTAADFMSENVISVQKKKSIRECTDLMARQHIDSLVIKNEDETYAGVVTIKDIKKHGKSSGSIGEIEPYQNITSDILENAKDSFDKLYNSGDNYVVVLNSDQTVAGIISKTSMATAMADTLWGDMQ from the coding sequence ATGATACGTTTTGAAAGCGTAAAAAAGAAATATGGAAATACCGTTATCCTGGACGATTTAAGTTTTAACATTGAACCCGGAGAATTTGTGGTGCTGATTGGTCCAAGTGGTTGTGGAAAAACGACGACTTTAAAATCGATTAACCGTTTGATTAAGCCGGAGCAGGGAAAAATATTCGTTAATGGTGAGGAAATTTCGCAAGTCAATCCCGTTAAATTAAGACGAAAGATTGGTTATGTCATTCAGCAAATTGGTTTATTCCCGAATATGACCATTGAACAGAATATCGGTGTTGTGCCGAAACGGCTGAAATACAGCAAACAAGAGATAAAAAAAATTACTAAAGAGCTGATGGAAATGGTTGATATGTCCTATGAGGAATATGCCCATAAGTATCCACCTGAACTGTCGGGTGGTCAGCAGCAGCGAATCGGTGTTTTAAGGGCTTTAGCCGCATCACCGCCGATCGTTTTAATGGATGAGCCCTTTGGTGCGCTGGATCCGATGACGCGAGCGACGCTTCAGAAGGAGATTGTGAAGCTGCATAAAAAACTTAAAAAAACCATTGTCTTTGTGACTCATGATATGAATGAGGCCCTGGACTTGGCGGATAAAATTATTTTTATGGAGCATGGAAAAATTATTCAGATGGCGACACCAGAGGAGATGCTGGCAAATCCGGCGAGTCCGTTGATTCGTGATTTTATGCGAAAATCATCGCTGGCAACAGACCCTTTAAATCTAACAGCAGCTGATTTTATGAGTGAGAATGTGATCAGCGTTCAAAAGAAAAAGAGCATTCGTGAATGTACCGACTTAATGGCACGACAGCATATCGACTCGTTAGTCATCAAGAATGAAGATGAGACCTATGCTGGCGTTGTAACCATTAAGGATATCAAAAAGCATGGTAAATCCTCAGGTAGCATTGGTGAAATCGAACCGTATCAAAATATCACCTCCGACATTTTAGAAAATGCCAAGGATTCGTTTGATAAACTTTATAATTCTGGTGACAATTATGTGGTCGTTTTGAACAGTGACCAAACCGTTGCAGGAATCATTTCAAAGACTAGCATGGCAACCGCCATGGCTGATACTTTGTGGGGTGATATGCAATGA
- a CDS encoding glycine betaine ABC transporter substrate-binding protein, whose protein sequence is MKKIMSLLVVLLLTMSVAGCSSGKEEASIIIYDGTFSEMKIINQMVKMVVENHTDATVDIRDEMDEVNTFKEMVAGNVDILNSYDGTLLTTYLKLDTTNIPEGMTLYDYANEVASTEKGVHMLDKIGSENTYAIGVLPETAQKYNLKTISDLAAVSDQLVFGAEHGFYTEEGSMKYGPFTEFYGLNFKENKPLDMALKYSAIESGNIDVTIVYTTDGMNKKTGLVVLDDDRNFFPEYNDALLVRNDLFERYNEIAPDLEAVLNSLGGQFTNEIMTDLTYEVDVNGRTPEDVAHEFLLSKGLISE, encoded by the coding sequence ATGAAAAAGATAATGAGTTTACTGGTTGTTTTATTGTTGACAATGTCCGTTGCCGGTTGTAGTTCGGGAAAAGAAGAGGCCTCGATCATCATATATGATGGAACCTTTTCGGAAATGAAAATTATCAATCAGATGGTTAAAATGGTGGTTGAAAATCATACCGATGCAACGGTGGATATTCGCGATGAAATGGATGAGGTAAATACGTTTAAAGAAATGGTTGCCGGGAATGTTGATATTTTAAATTCATATGATGGGACCCTGCTGACCACCTATTTGAAGTTAGATACCACGAACATTCCAGAAGGCATGACCTTATATGATTATGCCAATGAAGTGGCCTCAACTGAAAAAGGTGTGCATATGTTGGATAAAATAGGATCTGAAAATACCTATGCCATCGGGGTACTTCCGGAAACGGCACAAAAGTATAATTTAAAAACCATTTCTGATCTCGCCGCTGTTTCTGATCAGTTGGTCTTTGGTGCCGAACATGGTTTCTATACCGAAGAAGGAAGTATGAAATATGGCCCATTTACCGAATTTTACGGTCTGAATTTTAAAGAGAACAAACCCCTTGATATGGCCTTGAAGTATTCCGCAATTGAAAGTGGTAATATTGATGTTACGATTGTTTATACAACCGATGGCATGAATAAAAAAACCGGACTGGTTGTTTTAGATGATGATCGAAATTTCTTCCCGGAATACAATGATGCTCTACTCGTCAGAAACGATTTGTTTGAACGATACAATGAAATTGCGCCTGATCTTGAAGCGGTATTAAACTCTTTAGGGGGACAGTTTACAAATGAAATAATGACAGACCTGACATATGAAGTGGACGTAAATGGTCGAACACCAGAAGATGTTGCTCATGAATTTTTGCTTAGTAAAGGTTTGATCTCAGAATAA
- a CDS encoding ABC transporter permease has protein sequence MIFLETYGDRLITAFQVHLFYVLTSVTIGFVIALVLGILLSRVPQYAKIVMPLLSVFQTIPGIVFIGILFLYLGMIPATVISALAVYAIFPILKNTYTGLLDVKKEYIEAAKGCGMSPFQILIEVELPLASPSIIAGLRMSTIYTVSWAVLAAMIGLGGLGEFIYIGIASNNDQLILAGAIPSAIMAIVLSLLIDVLRRVVVPKGIRSVK, from the coding sequence ATGATTTTTCTCGAAACATATGGTGATCGCCTGATTACCGCTTTTCAAGTTCATTTATTTTACGTCCTTACTTCAGTGACTATCGGCTTTGTGATCGCATTGGTACTGGGCATTCTGCTATCTCGTGTTCCTCAATATGCAAAGATCGTAATGCCGCTACTTTCGGTATTTCAGACAATTCCTGGAATTGTGTTTATTGGAATCCTTTTTCTATACCTCGGGATGATTCCCGCAACGGTGATTTCTGCGCTGGCGGTTTACGCCATTTTTCCAATTCTTAAAAATACCTATACCGGCTTACTTGATGTCAAAAAGGAATACATTGAAGCTGCCAAAGGGTGTGGGATGTCGCCATTTCAGATCCTGATTGAAGTTGAACTGCCGTTAGCTTCGCCTTCTATTATTGCCGGATTAAGGATGTCAACCATCTACACTGTCAGTTGGGCGGTTTTAGCGGCAATGATTGGACTGGGGGGATTAGGTGAATTTATTTATATCGGCATTGCCTCGAATAATGATCAGTTGATTCTGGCAGGTGCCATTCCATCGGCAATTATGGCGATTGTCCTTAGTCTGCTAATTGATGTGCTTCGCCGTGTCGTTGTGCCCAAAGGAATAAGGAGTGTGAAATAA
- a CDS encoding ABC transporter permease: MDASIILEHLYLVIMTVIFSVVVGLPIGVLAYLKPSGRKIVLWSVEILQTIPALALLGLIIIALGPGKMTVISGLVLYSLLPIVHNTCVGLENVDNGIKEAGKGMGLTQLDRLISVEIPLAFPMIFTGIRIATVTTVGVAVFATSVGGGGLGKVIYQGIRTQNMNLIVSGTLSLMIMAVLFDVLMIVINRRLTKGTNNKVF, translated from the coding sequence ATGGATGCATCAATTATACTGGAACACCTCTATCTTGTTATAATGACAGTAATATTTTCAGTTGTGGTGGGCTTGCCGATCGGTGTTTTGGCTTATTTAAAACCATCAGGAAGGAAAATCGTCTTATGGTCGGTTGAAATATTACAGACAATACCAGCCTTGGCGCTGTTAGGGTTGATCATCATTGCTTTGGGTCCGGGAAAAATGACCGTGATCTCAGGTCTGGTGCTGTATTCACTGTTGCCGATTGTTCATAATACCTGTGTCGGTTTGGAAAATGTTGATAACGGGATTAAGGAGGCCGGAAAAGGCATGGGATTGACGCAATTAGATCGTCTGATTTCAGTCGAAATTCCGCTGGCTTTCCCAATGATTTTTACTGGAATCAGGATTGCAACAGTGACCACGGTAGGGGTCGCGGTCTTTGCAACTTCAGTTGGAGGAGGTGGGTTGGGCAAAGTAATTTACCAGGGGATTCGAACGCAAAATATGAATTTAATCGTCTCAGGGACATTGTCACTGATGATCATGGCGGTACTATTTGATGTATTGATGATCGTGATTAATCGACGTTTAACAAAGGGAACCAACAATAAAGTATTTTAA
- a CDS encoding iron-containing alcohol dehydrogenase family protein encodes MTYSVNLSNYTVGQSSYDHIDAICSHYGKKVVLIVGDHGYQAARNVLDAAIDKSRLEVVKTLHYGGECTYENVEKLKKEIAATDAQMIFAIGGGRVLDTGKFVAEQVAKPVFSFPTIASNCSACTSVSIMYGSDGGFLRPEFLKEPPKHAFIQTQVLAEAPVKYLWAGLGDTYAKYYEASISARGEALNHALTMGVNISSQCADGIITHGVLALHANQEKVVNEAFEQAVLIVIVTTALVSILVTLDHTPDYNSGLAHAIYYTLTTIPGFDNETHLHGEIVAFGILILLLVDGQREEFERVYHFNCETGLPHALADLDLNYKQLEPYLESITQMADIRHNPYEITLEMLKAAFLELENVNKNTNK; translated from the coding sequence ATGACATACAGTGTTAATTTATCAAATTATACCGTTGGGCAGTCAAGTTATGATCACATTGATGCGATCTGCTCCCACTATGGTAAAAAGGTGGTGCTGATTGTCGGGGATCACGGCTATCAAGCGGCTAGAAACGTTCTCGATGCGGCGATTGACAAGAGTCGTCTTGAAGTGGTAAAAACCCTTCACTATGGTGGTGAGTGTACCTATGAAAATGTCGAAAAGCTGAAAAAAGAAATCGCTGCTACGGATGCCCAGATGATTTTTGCCATCGGCGGCGGACGGGTGCTGGATACCGGAAAATTTGTGGCCGAACAGGTGGCTAAGCCGGTTTTTTCATTCCCCACCATCGCCTCCAATTGTTCTGCCTGTACCAGTGTTTCAATTATGTATGGTTCGGATGGCGGCTTTTTAAGACCCGAGTTTTTAAAAGAACCGCCCAAACATGCCTTTATCCAAACCCAGGTGCTGGCTGAGGCACCAGTAAAATACCTCTGGGCCGGTTTGGGAGATACCTATGCCAAATATTATGAGGCCAGTATTTCCGCCCGAGGCGAAGCACTGAACCACGCCCTGACCATGGGCGTAAACATCAGTAGTCAATGTGCCGACGGAATCATCACGCACGGGGTTTTGGCACTCCATGCCAATCAGGAAAAAGTCGTCAATGAAGCTTTTGAGCAGGCTGTCCTGATCGTTATTGTCACCACTGCGCTGGTATCCATTCTGGTCACCCTGGATCATACCCCGGATTACAACAGTGGTCTGGCCCATGCCATCTATTATACCCTCACCACGATTCCCGGCTTTGATAATGAAACCCACCTTCATGGTGAGATTGTTGCCTTTGGTATTTTGATTTTGCTGCTGGTGGATGGCCAACGGGAAGAATTTGAGCGGGTTTATCATTTTAACTGTGAAACCGGGCTGCCCCATGCTCTGGCCGATCTCGATCTAAATTATAAACAGTTAGAACCTTATCTGGAATCCATCACCCAAATGGCTGATATCCGCCACAACCCCTACGAGATCACGCTGGAAATGCTAAAAGCAGCGTTTTTGGAGCTGGAAAATGTCAATAAAAACACCAATAAATAA
- a CDS encoding cupin domain-containing protein: MKMKLPPTVIREIQVSESECALVRMTVKAGTIPPLHAHPQAQIDYMISGCADVSVDGIITHLEPGDAIYIPGGVTHGFLVSEEDQEFLEFFTPGRDDLE, translated from the coding sequence ATGAAAATGAAATTGCCCCCAACCGTAATAAGAGAGATTCAGGTTTCTGAAAGCGAATGCGCACTGGTACGGATGACGGTGAAAGCCGGCACCATCCCACCCCTTCATGCCCACCCCCAGGCCCAGATCGACTACATGATCAGTGGCTGTGCTGATGTCAGCGTCGACGGAATCATCACCCATCTGGAGCCGGGAGACGCTATTTATATCCCGGGTGGCGTCACCCATGGTTTTCTGGTCAGTGAAGAAGATCAGGAATTTCTGGAGTTTTTTACGCCGGGGCGAGATGATTTAGAATGA
- a CDS encoding molybdopterin-binding protein, whose product MKLSARNQLKGKIASIEEGAVNAIVKVDIGNGNIVTSSISMGAVKDLGLTVGGEATAVVKATSVMIMVD is encoded by the coding sequence ATGAAACTAAGTGCGAGAAACCAATTAAAAGGCAAAATTGCCAGTATTGAAGAAGGTGCAGTGAATGCGATTGTAAAAGTGGACATCGGAAACGGAAATATTGTTACTTCTTCTATTTCAATGGGAGCGGTTAAAGATTTGGGATTAACTGTTGGCGGTGAAGCAACTGCAGTGGTTAAGGCCACTTCAGTCATGATTATGGTTGACTAA
- a CDS encoding ABC transporter ATP-binding protein, with the protein MLKIIDLKKKFTIDNGVDNHILNGLNLSVDDSEFVTILGNNGAGKSTLFNLISGAILPNDGTIYLDEKDITFMPEHKRSKFIGRVFQSPMRGTAPNLTVAENLALAYGRQNRKNFNWALTKSLKAIFRDKLAEAEMGLENKLDSKIKNLSGGQCQVVALIMCTIKPPELILLDEHTAALDPKTAEDVMSFTKRIVEKDHLTALMITHHLEDAIAYGDRLIMMDRGVVAHEFTGVEKTNLTSEELRTLYHLKEG; encoded by the coding sequence ATGCTTAAGATTATCGACTTGAAAAAGAAGTTTACCATCGACAATGGGGTGGATAATCATATTCTAAATGGTCTTAACCTGAGCGTCGATGACAGCGAATTTGTCACGATTTTAGGCAATAATGGTGCCGGTAAGTCCACCCTCTTCAATTTGATCAGTGGTGCTATCCTGCCTAACGATGGCACGATCTACCTGGATGAGAAAGACATCACCTTTATGCCGGAACACAAGCGTTCCAAATTCATTGGCCGAGTTTTTCAGAGCCCGATGCGGGGAACCGCCCCCAACCTGACCGTGGCCGAAAACCTGGCTCTGGCCTATGGCCGACAAAACCGCAAGAATTTTAACTGGGCCTTAACCAAAAGCCTGAAAGCAATCTTCCGGGACAAACTGGCCGAGGCGGAGATGGGTCTGGAAAATAAGCTGGATTCCAAAATAAAAAACCTCTCCGGCGGACAGTGCCAGGTGGTGGCTCTGATTATGTGTACCATCAAACCCCCGGAACTGATTCTGCTGGATGAACATACTGCTGCACTGGACCCCAAGACTGCCGAAGACGTAATGTCTTTTACCAAACGGATTGTCGAGAAGGATCATCTGACGGCACTGATGATCACGCATCATCTGGAAGACGCCATTGCCTATGGCGATCGGTTAATTATGATGGATCGGGGTGTGGTGGCCCATGAGTTTACCGGAGTTGAGAAAACCAATCTCACGTCAGAAGAGCTGCGAACCCTCTATCATTTAAAAGAAGGCTGA